The Cohaesibacter gelatinilyticus genome contains a region encoding:
- a CDS encoding autoinducer binding domain-containing protein — translation MQLQNRIFGFLDKIENESQVDGVLEALKGISNDFGYTGFIMCGIPDTGENLEELILLQGWSEDWNVRYLDQSFIDFDPVVERVRTSHLPFEWSEVGGPKVRLSKQARQVMDEAASIGMPDGFCVPVYRPGAFQAALSFGGDGVELSPDDKHALHLVGIYAHNRVRDMLRSSPDKPKKKLTPRECECLKWTSVGKTSWEISQILNISQYTADWYLASAAKKLGAVNRTQAVAEALRQGLIS, via the coding sequence ATGCAATTGCAGAATCGCATTTTTGGATTTCTTGATAAAATTGAGAATGAAAGTCAGGTCGATGGCGTTCTTGAGGCGTTGAAAGGCATATCCAATGACTTCGGATATACTGGCTTTATCATGTGCGGCATTCCCGATACTGGTGAGAACCTTGAAGAATTGATCTTGTTGCAAGGCTGGTCCGAGGATTGGAATGTGCGCTATCTTGATCAGTCTTTCATTGATTTCGATCCGGTCGTGGAACGGGTGCGAACATCTCATCTTCCATTTGAATGGAGTGAAGTCGGTGGCCCCAAGGTCCGACTCTCCAAACAAGCGCGCCAGGTGATGGATGAAGCAGCATCCATTGGCATGCCGGACGGGTTTTGTGTGCCGGTTTATCGACCCGGTGCCTTTCAGGCGGCTCTGTCCTTTGGTGGAGATGGCGTAGAGCTGAGTCCCGATGACAAGCATGCTCTGCATCTAGTCGGTATTTATGCCCATAACCGGGTAAGAGACATGCTTCGAAGCAGTCCTGACAAGCCAAAGAAAAAGCTGACACCGCGTGAATGTGAATGTCTGAAATGGACATCGGTCGGCAAAACGTCGTGGGAAATTTCCCAGATCCTGAACATCTCCCAATATACAGCAGACTGGTATTTGGCGTCAGCCGCCAAGAAACTGGGGGCGGTCAATCGCACGCAAGCCGTGGCGGAGGCTCTTCGTCAGGGTTTGATCAGTTAA
- a CDS encoding ABC transporter permease, which produces MSESMSQQNAIRVNALRSPSLLIGGLITLVFITLALLSFVWTPHDALSVNIMERLKPISGDYWLGTDQYGRDLFSMIMLGARNSIAVALVAVGIGMGLGVPIGTWAAARGGWLDEALMRTGDFIFAFPALISAIMITALLGPGAINAIIAIGIFNIPVFARLARGAALSLWTRDFILAARLSGKNAVHITWEHILPNIANLLIVQGTIQFSLGILAEASLSYVGLGTQPPMPSWGKMLFEAQTMMAFAPQLAIIPGLAIIFTVLGLNLLGDGLRDVLDPKTRQRQDGDLLS; this is translated from the coding sequence ATGTCAGAAAGCATGTCTCAACAGAATGCCATCAGGGTCAATGCCCTGCGCTCGCCATCTCTGCTGATCGGCGGCCTGATCACCCTCGTCTTTATCACACTGGCGCTGTTATCCTTCGTTTGGACACCCCATGATGCATTGAGCGTCAATATCATGGAACGCCTGAAACCCATCAGTGGTGATTATTGGCTGGGTACTGATCAATATGGCCGCGATCTTTTCTCCATGATCATGCTCGGCGCTCGCAATTCCATTGCAGTGGCGCTTGTTGCCGTTGGTATTGGCATGGGACTGGGTGTACCCATTGGCACATGGGCTGCAGCAAGAGGCGGTTGGTTGGACGAAGCTTTGATGCGAACCGGTGATTTCATCTTCGCATTCCCAGCTCTTATCTCCGCCATCATGATCACAGCTTTGCTTGGACCTGGTGCGATCAATGCCATCATCGCCATCGGCATTTTCAATATCCCGGTCTTTGCCCGTCTTGCCCGCGGAGCTGCCCTCAGCCTTTGGACACGCGATTTCATTCTCGCTGCGCGCCTGTCGGGCAAGAATGCGGTTCATATCACCTGGGAGCATATCCTGCCCAACATCGCCAATCTGTTGATTGTTCAGGGCACCATTCAATTCTCTTTGGGCATTTTGGCAGAAGCCAGCCTGTCCTATGTAGGGCTCGGCACTCAGCCACCGATGCCAAGCTGGGGCAAGATGCTGTTCGAAGCCCAAACCATGATGGCTTTCGCACCACAATTGGCCATCATCCCAGGCCTCGCCATAATCTTCACCGTTCTGGGGCTGAACCTGCTTGGCGATGGCTTGCGCGATGTTCTCGATCCCAAGACCCGCCAACGCCAAGATGGGGATCTGCTATCATGA
- a CDS encoding ABC transporter permease, with protein sequence MLLFALRRFVSLALTLLAASLVIFAIMEILPGDPAELILGINAQADTLQALRQELGLHLPLLERYWNWITSMFAGDFGTSYTYSVPVLDLISERLIVSFPLALFALTLSTLLALPLGLLAAAFRNKWPDWGMMGLTQLGIAVPNFWFAMLLVLAFAVTLRWFPSGGFPGWEAGFWPGMKALLLPAIALALPQASILARIMRSSMLDVIHEDYMRTARAKGLNQTQTLLRHGLRNALIPVITILGLQFSFLLAGTVIIENVFFLPGLGRLVFQAITQRDLITVKAVIVLLVATVIIVNFVIDLTYAAIDPRLRKKKGA encoded by the coding sequence ATGCTTCTCTTTGCACTTCGGCGCTTTGTCAGTCTGGCGTTGACGCTTCTGGCAGCCTCTCTTGTGATCTTCGCCATCATGGAAATCCTGCCCGGTGATCCAGCAGAATTGATCCTCGGCATCAATGCGCAGGCCGATACCTTGCAAGCTTTGCGGCAGGAACTCGGCCTGCATCTACCCCTTCTCGAACGCTATTGGAACTGGATTACATCCATGTTTGCCGGGGACTTTGGCACATCCTACACCTATTCCGTCCCGGTGTTGGATCTGATCAGCGAGCGTCTGATCGTCTCGTTCCCACTTGCCCTGTTCGCCCTGACACTTTCGACCCTACTAGCCCTGCCCTTGGGGCTGCTGGCTGCAGCCTTTCGCAACAAATGGCCGGATTGGGGCATGATGGGACTGACACAGCTAGGCATTGCCGTTCCCAATTTCTGGTTCGCCATGCTGCTGGTACTGGCCTTTGCGGTCACCTTGCGCTGGTTCCCGTCCGGCGGCTTTCCCGGTTGGGAGGCTGGCTTTTGGCCCGGCATGAAAGCGCTTTTGTTACCGGCTATCGCCCTAGCCTTGCCTCAAGCCTCCATCCTGGCCCGCATCATGCGCTCCTCCATGCTGGATGTGATCCATGAAGATTATATGCGCACCGCCCGCGCCAAGGGGCTCAATCAGACCCAAACGCTGCTTCGTCATGGTCTACGTAATGCACTCATTCCGGTCATCACCATTCTGGGTCTGCAATTTTCCTTTCTGCTGGCAGGCACCGTCATCATCGAGAATGTTTTCTTCCTGCCCGGTCTTGGCCGTCTGGTCTTTCAGGCCATCACCCAGCGCGATCTGATCACCGTGAAAGCCGTGATTGTGCTGCTGGTAGCAACCGTCATCATCGTCAATTTCGTGATTGATCTGACCTATGCAGCAATTGACCCGCGCCTTCGCAAGAAAAAGGGGGCTTAG
- a CDS encoding CaiB/BaiF CoA transferase family protein, producing the protein MTGALSHIRVLDLTRVLAGPWSGQILGDLGADIIKVERPGVGDDTRGWGPPYLKDKDGNERSDAAYFGCTNRNKQSVTIDITKPEGQALIRELVAKSDILVENYKVGGLKKYGLDYDSLKAIKPDLIYCSITGFGQTGPDATKAGYDFMIQGMGGLMSVTGQPEGSPGGEPMKVGVALADVMTGLYSTIGILAALAYRDQTGEGQHIDMALLDVQVATLANQATNYLVSGKAPTHMGNAHPNLVPYQTFPTSDAHFILAIGNDSQFAKFCAIAGLDDLPGDIRFDTNRHRVENRDVLAAKITAVTADKPLDYWMEKLGKAGVPCGPINSIDRVFEEPQIKHRGMAIEVPAKDGSMQPGVANPIKLSKTPPSYKSAPPELGEHTLSVLANLLGKDESELEALSSGKII; encoded by the coding sequence ATGACTGGCGCTCTTTCCCATATCCGAGTTCTCGATCTTACCCGTGTGCTGGCTGGCCCATGGTCTGGCCAAATTCTGGGCGATCTCGGTGCAGATATCATCAAGGTTGAGCGCCCGGGCGTTGGAGATGATACCCGCGGTTGGGGCCCTCCCTACCTGAAGGACAAGGATGGCAATGAGCGTTCGGATGCAGCTTACTTTGGTTGCACCAACCGCAACAAACAGTCCGTCACCATCGATATCACCAAGCCAGAAGGGCAAGCCCTGATCCGCGAACTGGTCGCCAAGTCTGATATTCTGGTTGAGAATTACAAGGTTGGTGGCCTTAAGAAATATGGCCTTGATTATGACAGCTTGAAAGCCATCAAGCCCGACCTGATCTATTGCTCCATCACCGGCTTCGGTCAGACAGGTCCTGATGCCACCAAAGCGGGTTATGACTTCATGATCCAGGGCATGGGTGGTCTGATGAGCGTGACCGGCCAACCAGAAGGCAGCCCGGGTGGCGAGCCGATGAAGGTGGGCGTTGCCCTGGCCGATGTCATGACCGGTCTGTATTCGACTATCGGTATTCTGGCAGCCCTCGCCTATCGCGATCAAACTGGCGAAGGCCAGCATATTGATATGGCTTTGCTGGATGTTCAGGTTGCAACCCTAGCTAATCAGGCGACCAATTATCTGGTTTCCGGCAAAGCCCCGACCCATATGGGCAATGCTCATCCCAATCTGGTGCCATACCAAACCTTCCCGACGTCAGACGCACACTTCATTCTGGCTATTGGCAATGATAGCCAGTTCGCCAAATTCTGTGCGATTGCAGGCCTTGATGATTTACCTGGCGATATCCGCTTCGATACCAACCGCCACCGCGTGGAAAATCGCGACGTGTTGGCCGCCAAGATTACAGCGGTGACTGCCGATAAACCGCTTGATTACTGGATGGAAAAACTGGGCAAAGCAGGCGTTCCTTGTGGTCCGATCAACTCCATTGATCGCGTCTTTGAAGAACCGCAAATCAAGCATCGCGGCATGGCTATTGAAGTACCAGCCAAAGATGGCAGCATGCAGCCCGGTGTCGCCAACCCGATCAAGCTGTCCAAAACTCCGCCAAGCTACAAGTCTGCCCCACCAGAGCTGGGCGAACATACATTGAGCGTGTTGGCCAATCTCCTTGGGAAAGATGAGAGCGAACTGGAAGCGTTAAGCTCGGGGAAGATAATTTAA
- a CDS encoding ABC transporter substrate-binding protein, which translates to MKTIAKLTTAFATASLLLASTALAAKDDITIGVRLEPPHLDPTAGAAAAIDEIVYANIFEGLTRIDQTGSVKPALAESWTISEDGKTYTFTLRKGVKFHDGSDFDASDVVYSLDRARGEKSVNAQKALFEPIESVTAKNANTVEVKLKRPTGNMLFNLGWGDAIMVDPASADANKTNPVGTGPFKFSKWTKGDSIAISRNDAYWGDPAKLKNATFKIVGDATAAIASLMAEDVDAFPQFTAPEMLPQLQSDPRFKVVIGTTEGETILSTNNEAEHFKDVRVRKAMAHAINRQSIIDGAMFGQGTLIGSHFAPHHPAYKDLSGVYNFDLDKAKALMTEAGLENGFKARLHLPPTDYAQRSGLIIASDLKKIDIELEIISVDWGQWLKQVFKGKDFDLTIVSHTEPMDIGIYARDDYYFNYKDANFKALIKELNATSDETKRNELMQKAQEKLNADAVNGYLFQLAKTGVWNAKIKGLWANSPVQANDLTDVEWMD; encoded by the coding sequence ATGAAAACCATTGCCAAACTGACGACCGCATTTGCAACAGCTTCCTTGCTGCTCGCATCCACTGCGCTGGCGGCAAAAGATGACATCACCATCGGTGTCCGTCTGGAACCTCCACATCTGGATCCGACCGCAGGCGCAGCAGCTGCTATTGATGAGATCGTCTATGCCAATATTTTCGAAGGTCTGACCCGCATTGATCAGACTGGCTCTGTCAAACCTGCCTTGGCCGAAAGCTGGACCATTTCTGAAGATGGCAAAACCTACACCTTTACCTTGCGCAAGGGTGTTAAGTTCCATGATGGCAGCGATTTTGATGCATCTGACGTAGTCTATAGCCTTGATCGTGCCCGTGGTGAGAAGTCCGTCAATGCGCAAAAAGCCCTGTTCGAGCCAATTGAAAGCGTCACGGCAAAGAATGCCAACACGGTCGAAGTCAAGCTTAAGCGCCCAACCGGCAACATGCTGTTCAATCTAGGCTGGGGCGATGCCATCATGGTGGATCCGGCCAGTGCAGACGCCAACAAGACCAATCCCGTCGGCACCGGGCCGTTCAAATTCAGCAAATGGACCAAGGGCGATAGCATCGCCATCAGCCGTAACGATGCTTACTGGGGTGATCCGGCCAAGCTCAAAAACGCCACTTTCAAGATTGTAGGCGACGCAACTGCAGCGATTGCCTCTCTGATGGCAGAAGATGTTGATGCCTTCCCACAATTTACGGCGCCAGAAATGCTGCCACAATTGCAATCCGACCCCCGCTTCAAAGTGGTGATTGGCACAACTGAGGGTGAGACCATCCTCTCTACCAATAATGAAGCCGAGCATTTCAAGGATGTCCGGGTTCGCAAGGCCATGGCCCATGCCATCAATCGCCAATCTATCATTGATGGCGCCATGTTCGGCCAAGGCACCTTGATCGGCTCTCACTTTGCGCCACACCATCCGGCCTACAAAGACCTGTCCGGCGTCTATAATTTCGATCTCGACAAGGCCAAAGCACTGATGACTGAAGCAGGTCTTGAGAACGGCTTCAAGGCGCGCCTGCACCTGCCACCAACCGATTATGCTCAGCGTTCAGGTCTAATCATCGCATCCGATCTGAAGAAAATCGACATCGAGTTGGAAATCATCTCTGTTGACTGGGGCCAATGGCTGAAACAGGTCTTCAAAGGCAAGGACTTTGATCTGACCATTGTCTCCCATACCGAACCAATGGATATCGGCATCTATGCCCGTGATGATTACTACTTCAATTACAAAGATGCCAACTTCAAGGCGTTGATTAAAGAGTTGAATGCCACCAGTGATGAAACCAAACGCAATGAGCTGATGCAGAAAGCTCAAGAAAAGCTGAATGCTGATGCGGTGAATGGTTATCTCTTCCAGCTGGCAAAAACCGGTGTCTGGAATGCCAAGATCAAAGGTTTGTGGGCCAACAGCCCCGTTCAGGCCAATGATCTGACCGACGTGGAATGGATGGATTAA
- the gcvA gene encoding transcriptional regulator GcvA yields the protein MLKYLPSLSALRAFEAAARHLSFTKAASELGVTQSAISRQMRAMEDLLGLRLFERTGHGLVLTEAGEVYAHKIRTKLQDIETATLELLAYRGQGGELTIACLPTFGARWLVPRLTKFTAAHPEVLIHIVTKIEQFEFMGEDIDAAFHFGEGAWPGALTDPLMPEYIVPLAHPDLLRRRDEIGLEQLLLEQPLLQATSRPNLWSHWFNVTGHHHPNPHVGPRFEHFHMVIRAAASKMGVALLPRFLVEEEIASGDLVALDSHLTRSNGDYYFVYPQSKRANPNLQVFRTWIMREAISAKKEINKLNKHQD from the coding sequence ATGCTGAAATATCTTCCCTCACTTAGTGCACTGCGTGCTTTTGAAGCCGCCGCTCGCCATCTCAGCTTCACCAAAGCAGCCAGCGAACTGGGAGTGACTCAAAGCGCCATCTCGCGCCAGATGCGAGCAATGGAAGATCTGCTGGGACTGCGTTTGTTTGAACGCACCGGCCATGGCCTTGTTCTGACCGAAGCTGGAGAGGTCTATGCCCACAAGATCCGCACCAAATTACAGGATATCGAAACCGCGACACTGGAATTATTGGCTTATCGCGGGCAAGGTGGCGAACTCACTATTGCATGCCTGCCCACATTCGGTGCGCGCTGGCTGGTTCCACGTCTGACCAAATTTACCGCAGCACACCCAGAAGTTCTCATTCATATCGTCACCAAGATTGAGCAGTTCGAGTTCATGGGTGAGGATATCGATGCCGCTTTTCATTTTGGTGAAGGTGCCTGGCCAGGAGCCCTGACCGACCCCTTGATGCCCGAATATATCGTGCCACTTGCTCACCCGGATCTTCTAAGGCGCAGGGATGAAATCGGGCTTGAACAACTGCTACTGGAGCAGCCTCTGCTGCAAGCAACCTCGCGCCCCAATCTGTGGAGCCATTGGTTCAATGTCACCGGGCATCATCATCCTAACCCCCATGTTGGCCCACGGTTCGAGCATTTTCATATGGTCATTCGCGCTGCGGCCTCCAAGATGGGTGTCGCACTGCTGCCACGATTTCTGGTTGAAGAAGAAATTGCATCGGGTGATCTGGTTGCGCTGGATAGCCACCTGACCCGTTCCAATGGCGACTATTATTTTGTCTATCCGCAGTCCAAACGTGCCAATCCCAATTTGCAGGTTTTCCGCACCTGGATCATGCGCGAGGCCATCAGCGCCAAAAAGGAAATCAACAAATTGAACAAGCATCAGGACTGA
- a CDS encoding acetylornithine deacetylase/succinyl-diaminopimelate desuccinylase family protein — MDSILQRIDDKEADLIALTQDLIRFPTINPPGEAYEPCAHYLGERLKKRGFDVQYVRAHGTPGDSDQYPRINIIARKKGGRPGPCVHFNSHIDVVEVGKGWTKDPFGGEIADGKIYGRGACDMKGGLAASIIAIEAYIEANPDFPGAIEISGTCDEESGGYGGVAYLAEQGFFAKDRVDHVIIPEPLNKDRICLGHRGVWWAEIETHGHIAHGSMPFLGDCAVRHMGAVIDQFEEKLYPALAEKRTDMPVVPPGARQSTLNINSIHGGQSEDYDGLPAPCVPDSCRMVIDRRFLIEEQLDQVKGEITKLLDELSENRDKFRYEIKDLFEVQPTMTDKEQPVVQAVSSAISDVLETQPDYVISPGTYDQKHIDRIGKLKDCIAYGPGILDLAHQPDEYVGIEDMLDSAKVMAKAIHNLLNGDQQ; from the coding sequence ATGGATAGCATCTTGCAGCGCATTGACGATAAGGAAGCAGATCTCATTGCGCTGACGCAAGATCTGATCCGCTTTCCCACGATCAATCCTCCTGGCGAAGCCTATGAGCCTTGTGCCCATTATCTGGGTGAGCGGCTTAAAAAACGCGGCTTTGATGTTCAATATGTCCGCGCTCACGGCACGCCCGGCGATAGCGATCAATATCCACGCATCAATATCATCGCTCGCAAGAAAGGCGGCCGCCCGGGCCCTTGTGTACATTTCAACAGCCATATCGACGTGGTGGAAGTAGGAAAAGGCTGGACCAAGGATCCTTTTGGCGGCGAAATTGCGGATGGCAAGATATATGGTCGTGGCGCCTGCGATATGAAAGGCGGGCTTGCCGCCTCCATCATTGCGATCGAAGCTTATATCGAAGCCAACCCGGACTTTCCCGGCGCGATTGAGATTTCCGGCACCTGCGATGAAGAATCCGGTGGTTATGGCGGCGTTGCTTATTTGGCTGAACAAGGCTTCTTTGCAAAAGACCGCGTTGATCATGTTATTATTCCAGAGCCTTTGAACAAGGACCGTATTTGTCTCGGTCACCGTGGTGTCTGGTGGGCAGAAATCGAGACCCATGGCCATATTGCCCATGGCTCGATGCCCTTTCTTGGCGACTGCGCTGTTCGCCATATGGGTGCGGTGATTGATCAGTTTGAAGAAAAGCTCTATCCGGCGTTGGCGGAAAAACGCACGGACATGCCTGTTGTGCCACCCGGCGCACGTCAATCTACGCTGAACATCAATTCAATTCATGGTGGCCAGTCGGAAGATTATGACGGCCTGCCTGCCCCATGTGTTCCCGATTCCTGCCGTATGGTGATTGATCGCCGTTTCCTGATCGAAGAACAACTGGATCAGGTCAAAGGCGAGATAACTAAGCTGCTGGATGAATTATCGGAAAACCGAGACAAATTCCGCTATGAGATCAAGGATCTGTTCGAAGTTCAACCGACCATGACCGACAAGGAGCAACCGGTTGTACAAGCGGTGAGTAGCGCAATCTCGGATGTACTGGAAACCCAGCCTGATTATGTAATCTCCCCCGGCACCTATGATCAAAAACATATCGATCGCATCGGCAAGCTGAAAGACTGTATTGCCTATGGGCCCGGTATCCTCGATCTGGCCCATCAACCGGACGAATATGTGGGCATTGAAGATATGCTCGATTCCGCTAAAGTAATGGCGAAAGCCATCCACAACCTGCTGAACGGGGATCAGCAGTAA
- a CDS encoding Rrf2 family transcriptional regulator — MRLTQQANYSVRILMYCAAKREEFAKVSEIARVYDISEYHLFKILPILVSNGFITTHRGRNGGLKLAKEPKDITLGEIIRAAEENFHLADCFDEGSYDCPLLSMCDFNHALNDALEAFLKALDKYTLADLTQKEGDMRNLLHIEDPKASAKPVLN; from the coding sequence ATGAGACTGACGCAACAGGCAAACTATTCTGTCCGCATCTTGATGTATTGCGCAGCAAAGCGCGAAGAGTTCGCCAAAGTGAGCGAGATCGCTCGCGTATATGATATCTCCGAATATCATCTGTTCAAGATTTTGCCTATTCTGGTTTCCAATGGCTTCATTACCACCCATCGTGGACGCAATGGTGGTTTGAAACTGGCGAAAGAACCTAAGGACATCACCTTGGGTGAGATTATTCGTGCAGCCGAGGAAAATTTCCATTTGGCTGATTGCTTTGATGAAGGCAGCTACGATTGTCCGTTGCTCTCCATGTGTGATTTCAACCATGCACTCAATGATGCTCTGGAAGCTTTTTTGAAAGCGCTGGATAAATATACGCTCGCTGACCTGACGCAAAAAGAAGGCGATATGCGCAATTTGCTGCATATTGAAGATCCCAAGGCTTCTGCCAAGCCTGTCTTAAACTAG
- a CDS encoding acyl-CoA dehydrogenase, producing MCAKPQFSWDDPFHFRDQLSEDERMIMDAARAFCDDRLMPRILEANRHEKFDREIMNELGENGFLGSTIPEEYGCAGVNHVAYGLVAREVERVDSGYRSAMSVQSSLVMHPIYSYGTEEQRKKYLPKLATGEMVGCFGLTEPDHGSDPGSMVTRAEKVDGGYKLNGAKMWITNSPIADIAIVWAKSDAHENKIKGFIVERGMEGFTTPKIEGKMSLRASITGEIVLDNVLVPEENLLPNVSGLAGPFGCLNKARYGIAWGVLGAAEFCWHAGRQYTLDRKQFGRPLAQTQLMQLKMANMQTEITLGLQAALRVGRMMDEGNCPVENISLIKRNNCGKSLDIARIARDMHGGNGISDEFHVIRHMVNLETVNTYEGTHDIHALILGRAQTGLQAFF from the coding sequence ATGTGCGCCAAACCACAATTCTCTTGGGACGATCCCTTCCATTTTCGTGACCAGCTGAGCGAAGACGAACGCATGATCATGGACGCGGCCCGTGCTTTCTGTGATGATCGTCTGATGCCTCGCATTCTGGAAGCCAATCGTCACGAAAAGTTCGATCGTGAAATCATGAACGAGCTGGGTGAGAATGGTTTCCTTGGCTCCACCATCCCAGAGGAATATGGCTGTGCTGGTGTCAACCATGTTGCATATGGTCTGGTTGCCCGCGAAGTTGAGCGCGTCGACTCTGGCTATCGTTCTGCCATGTCCGTGCAATCTTCCCTCGTCATGCATCCGATCTATTCTTACGGCACTGAAGAGCAGCGCAAGAAATATCTGCCGAAACTGGCAACAGGTGAAATGGTTGGTTGCTTTGGCCTGACCGAACCTGATCATGGTTCTGACCCTGGCTCCATGGTAACCCGCGCAGAGAAAGTCGATGGCGGCTACAAGCTGAACGGCGCGAAAATGTGGATCACCAACTCCCCGATCGCTGATATTGCCATTGTCTGGGCCAAGTCCGACGCCCATGAAAACAAGATCAAGGGCTTCATCGTCGAGCGTGGCATGGAAGGCTTCACCACGCCAAAGATCGAAGGCAAAATGAGCCTGCGTGCTTCCATTACCGGTGAAATCGTTCTTGATAATGTTCTGGTTCCTGAAGAGAACCTGCTACCAAATGTTTCCGGTCTTGCTGGTCCATTCGGCTGCTTGAACAAAGCGCGTTACGGCATTGCATGGGGCGTTCTGGGTGCTGCAGAATTCTGCTGGCATGCTGGCCGTCAATACACCCTTGATCGCAAGCAGTTCGGCCGTCCGCTGGCTCAGACACAGTTGATGCAGCTAAAAATGGCAAACATGCAAACCGAAATCACTCTTGGTCTTCAAGCCGCCCTGCGCGTCGGCCGCATGATGGACGAAGGCAATTGCCCTGTTGAGAATATTTCCCTGATCAAGCGCAACAACTGCGGTAAATCTCTCGATATCGCTCGTATTGCCCGTGACATGCATGGTGGCAACGGCATCTCCGACGAGTTCCACGTGATCCGTCACATGGTCAACTTGGAAACCGTCAACACCTATGAGGGCACCCACGACATTCATGCTCTCATTCTGGGCCGCGCCCAGACCGGCCTGCAGGCATTCTTCTGA